In one window of Reinekea forsetii DNA:
- a CDS encoding YfaZ family outer membrane protein, with translation MFKEILATGTLILAATPVLAGGEIDLGLSQSSIRVEHDAVLVGTGAHVSLGGLYNENTENWAIMAGFNAVDAGMSSKEFIGGVGFKMLLLSTVENEFSVAAGVGGFLRWQPEFMNGLGFEGQTYFAPSILSFGGLNSAYEAVGRVTYKILPQARIFFGYHDVTANYETDGNIVADSTYHLGFRMTY, from the coding sequence ATGTTTAAAGAAATTCTAGCGACTGGCACATTGATTTTAGCAGCCACACCGGTTTTGGCCGGCGGTGAAATCGATCTGGGCCTATCACAAAGCTCTATCCGGGTTGAACACGATGCTGTGTTAGTGGGTACCGGAGCGCATGTATCACTCGGTGGTCTGTACAACGAAAACACCGAAAACTGGGCCATTATGGCCGGTTTTAATGCCGTGGATGCCGGCATGTCTAGTAAGGAATTCATTGGCGGTGTCGGCTTTAAGATGTTGCTGCTCTCGACTGTGGAAAATGAATTTTCCGTTGCCGCCGGAGTGGGTGGTTTCCTGCGCTGGCAGCCTGAGTTTATGAATGGGCTCGGATTTGAAGGGCAAACCTACTTTGCTCCGAGTATCTTGAGTTTTGGCGGTTTAAACTCGGCCTATGAGGCCGTTGGTCGTGTCACCTATAAGATATTACCGCAAGCGCGGATATTCTTCGGTTATCACGATGTCACCGCCAACTATGAGACAGACGGCAATATCGTTGCCGATTCAACCTACCATCTTGGCTTTCGGATGACTTACTAA
- a CDS encoding lytic transglycosylase domain-containing protein, whose product MRAKLAALASLLIYLGLMSGATGAELFIYLSPTGNRVVTDRPIDLAGFVLEQTNIDARAAGRSLRYQDTEKNRDLIDRYIRNAAYLYDMDAALIRAVIAQESAFKIDARSPKGALGLMQLMPPTARQYQVQNMLDPRENINAGTKHLKYLLQRFSSLSLALAAYNAGEGAVAKYQGIPPYPETENYVTQVLGRYQDYQSN is encoded by the coding sequence TTGAGGGCTAAGCTGGCCGCTCTGGCCAGCCTACTGATTTACCTTGGCCTAATGTCAGGCGCGACAGGCGCAGAGCTGTTCATCTACCTGTCGCCGACCGGGAACCGAGTGGTCACCGATCGGCCGATCGATCTGGCGGGTTTTGTGCTTGAACAAACCAATATTGATGCGCGTGCCGCAGGTCGGTCGTTGCGTTATCAGGATACAGAAAAGAATCGTGACCTAATCGACCGTTACATTCGCAACGCGGCGTACCTCTATGATATGGATGCGGCCCTGATCCGGGCCGTGATCGCGCAGGAGTCGGCGTTCAAAATCGATGCCCGATCGCCTAAGGGCGCGCTGGGTTTGATGCAACTCATGCCGCCGACCGCGCGCCAATACCAGGTGCAGAATATGCTCGATCCGAGAGAGAATATTAATGCTGGCACCAAGCATCTAAAATACCTGCTGCAACGCTTCAGCAGTCTATCGTTGGCCTTGGCGGCCTATAACGCCGGTGAAGGCGCGGTGGCCAAATACCAGGGCATACCGCCCTACCCGGAGACCGAAAACTACGTTACCCAAGTGTTGGGGCGCTATCAAGACTACCAAAGCAACTGA
- a CDS encoding cupin domain-containing protein → MTRPSINIDADAFLSTYWQQSPQLLRQAFNPEQLISGDELAGLAMEPEVESRLIKHLPESDEWLLRHGPFAEEDFAELGPENWTLLVQAVDHWIPEIRTLLSGFNFLPQWRIDDIMVSFATKGGGVGPHFDQYDVFLLQVEGTREWRTGQLCDENSEINAQLPVKILTDFEEQDRWVLQPGDMLYIPPAFAHWGTALSDCLTVSVGFRAPAHSDLISDFGHFLASKVSDFNRYADPELANRSSAPHEIRPEDIVRLQTILHDYADNAALLTNWFGQYMTQPKYDDQAVETGDWAVEEFISHWRANPIYRNASSRLAYTDTVLFVDGQAMVTDLTPEQLNSLCDGDVFTHAAYAESEPMQKVLWSLINLGAVFFEG, encoded by the coding sequence ATGACAAGACCTTCGATAAATATTGACGCCGATGCCTTTCTGTCGACCTATTGGCAACAGAGTCCCCAATTATTGCGCCAGGCCTTTAACCCTGAGCAACTCATTTCGGGCGACGAACTGGCCGGTTTGGCGATGGAGCCGGAAGTTGAATCTCGTCTGATCAAACATCTACCGGAATCCGATGAATGGTTACTGCGCCATGGCCCCTTCGCCGAAGAAGACTTCGCCGAGTTGGGGCCAGAAAACTGGACCCTCTTGGTACAGGCTGTGGATCACTGGATTCCAGAAATCCGCACCCTATTGAGCGGCTTTAATTTTCTGCCTCAGTGGCGCATTGACGACATCATGGTGTCCTTTGCAACCAAGGGCGGTGGCGTTGGCCCGCACTTTGACCAATATGATGTGTTTCTACTCCAGGTTGAGGGCACACGTGAATGGAGGACCGGCCAACTCTGTGATGAAAACAGTGAAATAAACGCTCAGCTGCCGGTGAAAATCCTAACCGACTTCGAAGAGCAGGACCGATGGGTTTTGCAGCCCGGTGACATGCTCTATATACCGCCCGCCTTCGCCCATTGGGGCACTGCCTTAAGCGACTGCCTGACCGTCTCGGTCGGGTTTCGAGCGCCAGCACACAGTGATCTGATCAGCGATTTTGGTCATTTTTTGGCCAGCAAGGTATCCGATTTCAATCGCTATGCCGATCCAGAGCTTGCCAATCGCAGCAGCGCGCCACATGAAATACGGCCCGAAGATATAGTCCGGCTGCAGACCATTCTGCACGACTACGCCGACAACGCGGCGCTCTTAACCAACTGGTTTGGACAGTATATGACCCAGCCTAAATACGACGATCAGGCGGTTGAAACCGGCGATTGGGCGGTTGAAGAATTTATAAGCCATTGGCGAGCCAATCCGATTTATCGTAATGCCTCCAGCCGCCTGGCTTACACCGACACGGTCTTATTCGTCGACGGTCAGGCCATGGTGACGGACTTAACACCGGAACAGCTCAACAGCCTTTGTGATGGCGATGTCTTTACGCACGCCGCATACGCCGAATCCGAGCCTATGCAGAAGGTACTGTGGTCATTGATTAACCTGGGCGCGGTTTTCTTTGAGGGCTAA
- the purB gene encoding adenylosuccinate lyase — MDLSALTAISPIDGRYGNKTTSLRPYFSEFGLIRYRVEVEVRWLQQLANHPQIPECPAFSASATAYLDAIVSDFSLADAAAIKAIEATTNHDVKAIEYFLKAKLTAQPELAALQEFVHFACTSEDINNLSHALMLKNGMQQVIVPALVEVANAIEQVALDLADQPMLSRTHGQTASPTTVGKEMANVVYRLRRQIKQVERIEYMGKINGAVGNYNAHLATYADIDWQATAAQFVSDLGLTFNPYTTQIEPHDYIAELFDSLARFNTILIDFDRDIWGYISLGYFKQRTIAGEVGSSTMPHKVNPIDFENSEGNLGIANAILGHLGAKLPLSRWQRDLTDSTVLRSMGVGLAHSLIAYQSSLKGISKLEVNRVRINADLDNAWEVMAEAIQTVMRRYGITEPYEKLKAFTRGKAITEAMMTDFVQQLDLPDEAKSQLLAMTPASYIGNAVTQARTIGDY, encoded by the coding sequence ATGGATCTGTCAGCACTCACCGCTATTTCACCCATCGACGGGCGATACGGTAACAAAACGACCTCCCTGAGGCCCTATTTTAGTGAATTCGGTCTAATTCGATATCGGGTCGAGGTGGAAGTCCGCTGGTTACAGCAACTCGCGAATCATCCCCAAATTCCGGAGTGTCCGGCGTTTTCTGCCTCCGCTACAGCCTATCTCGATGCGATTGTCAGTGATTTTTCGCTTGCCGATGCGGCCGCCATTAAAGCAATAGAGGCGACCACCAATCACGACGTCAAAGCGATCGAATATTTCCTCAAAGCCAAGTTAACGGCCCAGCCCGAACTGGCGGCCTTGCAGGAATTTGTCCACTTTGCTTGTACCTCTGAAGACATCAACAATCTATCCCATGCCCTGATGCTTAAAAATGGCATGCAACAGGTGATCGTTCCGGCCCTAGTAGAGGTCGCCAACGCGATCGAGCAGGTCGCCCTAGACCTCGCCGATCAGCCGATGCTCAGCCGCACCCATGGCCAAACAGCTTCACCGACCACCGTTGGCAAAGAAATGGCCAATGTTGTCTACCGACTGCGGCGCCAGATCAAGCAGGTTGAACGTATAGAGTATATGGGTAAGATCAATGGTGCCGTGGGTAACTACAATGCCCACCTTGCGACCTACGCCGATATCGATTGGCAAGCCACGGCCGCGCAATTTGTGAGCGATCTGGGTCTTACTTTTAATCCCTATACCACCCAGATCGAACCGCATGACTATATCGCCGAGTTGTTCGACAGCCTGGCGCGCTTCAACACCATATTGATCGACTTCGATCGAGATATCTGGGGTTATATTTCTTTAGGCTATTTTAAGCAGCGCACCATTGCCGGTGAAGTGGGCAGTTCGACGATGCCTCATAAAGTTAATCCGATCGATTTTGAAAACTCCGAGGGCAACCTGGGCATCGCCAATGCGATCCTGGGCCATCTGGGCGCCAAGTTGCCCTTGTCTCGCTGGCAGCGCGACCTGACCGACTCCACGGTACTGCGTTCGATGGGGGTCGGCCTGGCACACAGCCTGATCGCCTATCAGTCATCCTTAAAAGGCATTAGCAAACTTGAGGTGAATCGGGTTCGCATCAACGCCGATTTGGACAATGCCTGGGAAGTCATGGCCGAGGCTATTCAAACGGTGATGCGCCGCTATGGCATCACCGAACCTTATGAAAAACTGAAGGCCTTTACCCGAGGCAAGGCTATTACCGAGGCCATGATGACCGATTTTGTGCAGCAGCTGGACTTGCCCGATGAAGCCAAGTCTCAACTGCTTGCCATGACGCCTGCGTCCTATATCGGCAATGCGGTTACTCAGGCGCGCACGATCGGCGACTACTAG
- the hflD gene encoding high frequency lysogenization protein HflD: protein MSTNLSHQTMALAGIFQAASLVDQLAKSGELDSDQLTNALKTVLNLAPSSFDDVFNGPASLDHGLTILNTALAKNGRGVGREVLQYAMAIMAVQAKLDKRSDLMNELSKALTRTAEQQRYFDSYSHEAVIGSAARCYQNSISQLNFRIRVTGNPTHLQNPKVAEKVRTLLLYGVRCALLWRQSGGRRWHLMWYRQKLHRAAQAMIDVA from the coding sequence ATGTCTACCAATCTCTCGCACCAAACCATGGCTCTGGCAGGCATTTTCCAGGCCGCCAGTTTGGTTGATCAACTGGCCAAGTCTGGAGAATTGGACAGCGACCAGCTGACCAATGCGTTAAAGACCGTCCTCAATCTGGCGCCCAGCTCGTTCGATGATGTATTTAATGGCCCGGCCAGTCTCGATCATGGCTTAACCATCTTAAACACCGCCCTGGCAAAGAACGGCCGAGGCGTCGGCCGGGAGGTGTTGCAGTACGCCATGGCTATTATGGCCGTTCAGGCCAAACTCGATAAGCGCTCCGACCTGATGAACGAGCTGTCCAAGGCCTTGACCCGAACGGCTGAACAGCAACGCTATTTCGACAGCTACAGTCATGAAGCCGTGATCGGCTCTGCCGCGCGTTGTTACCAGAACAGCATCAGTCAATTAAACTTTCGCATTCGCGTCACCGGCAACCCAACCCACTTACAGAACCCCAAGGTCGCTGAAAAGGTCCGCACCCTTTTGCTCTATGGCGTCCGCTGTGCCCTGTTGTGGCGACAGTCGGGCGGCCGGCGCTGGCACCTGATGTGGTATCGACAAAAATTGCATCGCGCCGCTCAAGCGATGATCGACGTGGCCTAA
- the mnmA gene encoding tRNA 2-thiouridine(34) synthase MnmA: protein MTTNGSTTVIVGMSGGVDSSVTAALLLEQGYQVEGLFMKNWDEDDGTDHCTAKVDLADAQAVADKLGIKLHKANFAAEYWDEVFEHFLTEYKAGRTPNPDILCNREIKFKAFLDYALSLGADKIATGHYARTALVDGRAQLLRGLDGNKDQSYFLHAVGHEQFAKTLFPVGELEKPVVRAIAEKYQLATAKKKDSTGICFIGERRFADFLKQYLPARPGAIETINGETLAQHQGLMYYTIGQRQGLGIGGTHYGEAPWFVAHKDLDRNVLVVVQGTDNEALFTQHLRMDSVYWVDETGPKLPISVTCKHRYRQPDQHCALSKTADGHYVVDFDLPQRAITPGQSAVFYSGDRCLGGGVIESTWL from the coding sequence ATGACCACCAATGGCTCAACAACTGTAATAGTCGGCATGTCTGGCGGGGTAGACTCTTCGGTCACCGCCGCCCTGCTGCTGGAGCAGGGCTATCAGGTTGAGGGTCTGTTTATGAAAAACTGGGATGAGGATGATGGCACCGATCATTGCACGGCCAAAGTGGATTTAGCCGATGCCCAAGCGGTCGCAGACAAGCTGGGCATCAAGCTGCACAAGGCCAATTTTGCCGCCGAATACTGGGATGAGGTGTTCGAACACTTTCTCACCGAATATAAGGCCGGTCGAACGCCCAATCCGGATATCCTCTGTAACCGCGAAATCAAATTCAAAGCCTTCCTCGACTATGCCCTCAGCCTAGGCGCTGACAAAATCGCGACCGGCCATTATGCCCGAACCGCGCTGGTGGATGGCCGCGCTCAGCTGCTACGCGGGCTCGATGGCAATAAGGATCAAAGTTACTTTCTCCATGCCGTCGGCCACGAGCAATTTGCCAAAACCCTCTTCCCGGTGGGTGAGTTGGAGAAACCGGTGGTCCGCGCTATTGCCGAAAAATACCAATTGGCCACGGCGAAGAAGAAGGACAGCACAGGCATCTGTTTCATTGGTGAGCGGCGTTTTGCCGACTTTCTAAAACAATATCTGCCGGCCCGGCCGGGTGCCATCGAAACCATCAATGGCGAGACCTTAGCGCAACACCAGGGCCTGATGTATTACACCATTGGCCAACGCCAGGGCTTGGGCATAGGCGGCACGCATTATGGTGAAGCCCCTTGGTTTGTGGCCCATAAGGATCTAGATCGAAATGTGCTGGTCGTCGTGCAGGGCACTGACAACGAGGCCCTATTCACGCAGCATTTACGCATGGATTCTGTCTACTGGGTAGACGAAACAGGCCCCAAATTGCCGATTTCCGTGACTTGCAAGCACCGTTATCGCCAACCAGATCAACATTGTGCGCTGAGCAAAACAGCCGATGGCCATTATGTTGTTGATTTTGATTTGCCACAAAGAGCCATTACACCAGGCCAATCCGCTGTATTTTACAGTGGCGATCGATGTCTCGGCGGTGGTGTAATCGAATCGACCTGGCTTTAA
- a CDS encoding NUDIX domain-containing protein gives MSYPHLTVAVVCLQDNKMLMVNEIDNGINCWNQPAGHVEDGEDLIAAAQREALEETGYKVEITGLQAIYQGIHGTSGTHYLRICFHAVALERLSETLDPDILSAQWLDLDDLQANKYQLRSELTRQTLEDCPDAPIYPVNLIHDLYLGDHQ, from the coding sequence ATGTCATACCCTCACCTCACCGTCGCTGTTGTCTGTCTACAGGACAACAAAATGCTTATGGTAAACGAAATAGATAACGGTATAAATTGTTGGAATCAACCTGCAGGTCATGTCGAGGATGGCGAAGATCTAATCGCCGCCGCACAGCGCGAGGCCCTCGAAGAAACCGGCTATAAAGTTGAAATTACAGGTCTCCAGGCGATTTACCAAGGCATTCATGGCACCAGCGGCACGCACTATCTGCGGATTTGTTTTCATGCCGTGGCCCTAGAGCGGTTGAGCGAAACACTCGATCCAGACATCTTGTCGGCTCAATGGCTCGATCTAGACGACCTGCAGGCTAATAAGTATCAATTAAGAAGCGAATTAACACGCCAAACCCTTGAAGATTGCCCGGATGCGCCCATTTACCCTGTCAACCTTATTCATGACCTGTACCTGGGAGATCACCAATGA